Proteins found in one Bremerella volcania genomic segment:
- a CDS encoding AAA family ATPase translates to MSSSPPDIIEFPCSGCGKKLRVGPEAAGKKARCPQCDNVQVVPASSEANGTSQVVGPFPPEPAPAPPPEPERPIGTLGDDLFSSSESPAQQPASQPPAQTTPQPTSPSQPMRASSTTLQGHHTDDSAFSETRHLFQSITDEISKIYVGQEELVLGTLVALFSGGHVLIESAPGLGKTLFVRTLGRVLGCDFGRVQFTADLMPSDITGAPFFDMKSNEFRFRPGPIFTQLLLADEINRSPAKTHAALLEVMQEFRVTIDGTSHKIDRPFLVMATQNPIESEGTYNLPEAQLDRFMFKLNLDYPSELEEAEILKQHSQQVDINKRLEEELEVITSPAKIMEVTKQNGDVLIADKLIDYINQIVRLTRTWPQFHLGASPRAGITLMQGARTLAAFNGRDYAVPDDVVQIALPALRHRVVLSAEAEVEGHTADELLTELIRTIEVPRL, encoded by the coding sequence ATGAGTAGTTCCCCCCCTGATATTATCGAATTTCCTTGTAGCGGCTGCGGCAAGAAACTGCGTGTCGGCCCGGAAGCTGCCGGTAAGAAGGCACGCTGTCCGCAGTGCGACAACGTACAGGTCGTTCCCGCTTCCAGCGAAGCCAACGGGACGAGCCAGGTGGTAGGTCCATTTCCGCCCGAACCAGCGCCCGCTCCGCCACCGGAACCTGAACGGCCAATTGGCACGCTGGGGGACGATCTGTTCTCCAGCAGCGAGTCACCTGCTCAGCAGCCTGCCTCTCAGCCCCCGGCCCAAACAACGCCGCAGCCGACGTCGCCCTCCCAACCGATGCGTGCGAGCAGCACCACGCTGCAAGGTCATCACACGGATGACTCTGCTTTCTCCGAGACGCGCCACCTTTTCCAAAGCATCACCGATGAGATCTCGAAGATCTACGTGGGGCAGGAAGAGCTGGTACTCGGTACGCTAGTCGCGCTGTTCAGCGGCGGGCACGTGCTGATCGAGAGTGCTCCCGGTCTCGGGAAGACCCTTTTCGTGCGAACGCTCGGCCGGGTGCTGGGGTGCGACTTCGGACGCGTGCAGTTCACGGCCGACTTGATGCCTTCGGACATCACCGGTGCCCCCTTCTTCGACATGAAGTCGAACGAATTCCGCTTCCGTCCTGGTCCGATCTTCACGCAGCTGCTGCTGGCCGACGAAATCAACCGTTCGCCTGCCAAGACGCACGCAGCCCTGTTGGAGGTGATGCAGGAATTCCGCGTGACGATCGACGGCACAAGCCACAAGATCGATCGCCCGTTCCTGGTGATGGCGACGCAAAACCCGATCGAGTCGGAAGGAACGTACAACCTGCCGGAAGCCCAGCTCGACCGCTTCATGTTCAAGCTGAATCTCGACTATCCCAGCGAACTGGAAGAAGCGGAAATCTTGAAGCAGCACAGCCAGCAGGTCGACATCAACAAGCGACTGGAAGAAGAACTGGAGGTGATCACTTCGCCGGCGAAGATCATGGAAGTCACCAAGCAGAACGGCGACGTGCTGATCGCCGACAAGCTGATCGACTACATCAATCAGATCGTGCGACTGACGCGAACCTGGCCGCAGTTTCACTTGGGGGCATCTCCCCGAGCCGGGATTACGCTCATGCAGGGGGCCCGTACCTTGGCTGCTTTCAATGGTCGTGACTACGCGGTGCCAGACGACGTGGTTCAGATTGCGTTGCCGGCGTTGCGTCACCGCGTCGTCCTTTCCGCCGAAGCCGAAGTGGAAGGACACACGGCCGATGAACTGCTGACCGAACTGATCCGCACGATCGAGGTACCGCGTCTGTGA
- a CDS encoding DUF4350 domain-containing protein — translation MNGTRSFRTIVLLMLMACTIMVGCGKPNDKLRTAYGKRTGNEAGSVNGTKGLSEMFREAGYYVRSYSVVSPSMLRHDVIVWFPNNFDGPTPEFRDTILKWLQEEEGRTFVYVGRDFDASIQYWGDVLDKVDPAEKLDVMRQRSLAIESFDQLRNYQTAKADYTFYKIERDAPRRIARSLSGPWAEGVDATKTQIELRSRMIPADEDSIYEGFNSIDGESVPVHLVEDTEILLGTGNEAIVARLGSDYSDNQVILVNNGCFLLNLPLVNPEHRKLAAKLVNQCDQSYYPPESVAFLETEAGVRIMNADQSTDGNSGWEWLSKWPLNLVGLQMAWWLIVLCFALYPIFGRAKRLPSAETSDFKKHIDSVGDLLQATDDHGYAQLRVQQYHQAMKGDTVYRRSKVRRGDGK, via the coding sequence ATGAACGGCACACGCTCTTTCCGAACGATCGTCCTGCTAATGCTGATGGCCTGTACGATTATGGTTGGCTGCGGCAAGCCGAACGACAAACTCCGCACGGCCTACGGCAAGCGAACCGGCAACGAAGCTGGCAGCGTCAACGGCACCAAGGGGCTGTCCGAGATGTTCCGCGAGGCAGGCTACTACGTGCGCAGCTACAGCGTCGTCTCGCCGAGCATGCTGCGGCACGACGTGATCGTCTGGTTCCCCAATAACTTCGACGGTCCAACGCCCGAGTTTCGTGATACGATTTTGAAATGGCTGCAGGAAGAAGAAGGTCGCACGTTCGTCTACGTGGGACGCGACTTCGATGCATCCATCCAGTACTGGGGAGACGTCCTTGACAAGGTCGACCCCGCTGAAAAGCTCGACGTGATGCGGCAGCGGAGCCTGGCGATCGAATCGTTCGACCAACTGCGAAACTATCAAACGGCCAAAGCGGATTACACCTTTTACAAGATCGAACGGGACGCCCCGCGGCGAATTGCCAGGTCGCTCAGTGGCCCCTGGGCCGAGGGAGTCGACGCGACGAAAACCCAGATCGAACTCCGATCGCGGATGATCCCGGCCGACGAAGACTCGATCTACGAAGGCTTCAATTCAATAGACGGCGAGTCGGTCCCGGTTCACCTGGTGGAAGATACTGAAATCTTGCTGGGAACCGGTAACGAAGCGATCGTTGCTCGGCTGGGCAGCGATTACAGCGACAACCAAGTCATCCTGGTCAACAATGGTTGTTTCCTGTTGAATCTTCCCCTGGTCAATCCCGAGCACCGCAAGCTGGCGGCCAAGCTGGTGAACCAGTGCGATCAGTCGTACTATCCCCCGGAGAGCGTGGCCTTCCTGGAAACCGAAGCGGGCGTTCGCATCATGAATGCGGACCAATCGACCGACGGTAACAGTGGCTGGGAATGGCTCTCGAAATGGCCGCTGAACTTGGTGGGCCTGCAGATGGCGTGGTGGCTGATCGTTCTCTGCTTTGCGTTGTATCCCATTTTCGGCCGTGCCAAACGATTGCCATCGGCCGAGACGTCCGACTTCAAGAAGCATATCGATTCCGTGGGCGACCTGCTGCAGGCAACCGATGATCACGGTTACGCTCAGCTGCGCGTCCAGCAATATCATCAAGCAATGAAAGGAGACACCGTCTACCGTCGATCGAAGGTACGTCGAGGCGATGGGAAGTAA
- a CDS encoding DUF4129 domain-containing protein has translation MTRGLLGKLGTMCLLLSLALLPQAYAQEWDDFGTGTRSIQQPVEQGREALASIPQANWYDSESDEVRTIPVPGETKMPNTRPGTAKKKKPAAAPAAPVNWNFPNLGGLSLFSILMYSILIIVLGFITYLIYRAVSSGGAAATSSYVPQQHEDEKSSQVDRVEHLPFEVKKKDGNLLDEARRCYESGNFNEAIVYLFSFQLLELDKGHIIRLAKGKTNGQYLREAGRNRDLRKILQGTMNAFEDVFFGNRNLTRDRFERCWNEMTQFNQHLAGGGV, from the coding sequence ATGACGCGAGGCCTTCTCGGAAAACTCGGTACGATGTGCCTGTTGCTGTCGCTTGCGCTACTGCCTCAGGCATATGCTCAGGAGTGGGATGACTTCGGCACCGGCACGCGTTCGATCCAACAACCGGTCGAACAAGGACGCGAGGCGCTGGCCAGTATTCCCCAGGCCAACTGGTACGACAGCGAGTCGGACGAGGTGCGTACCATTCCGGTGCCTGGCGAAACGAAGATGCCCAACACGCGGCCAGGCACTGCCAAAAAGAAGAAGCCAGCCGCCGCGCCGGCAGCCCCTGTAAACTGGAATTTCCCCAACCTGGGCGGACTGTCGCTGTTCTCGATTTTGATGTACTCGATCTTGATCATCGTGCTTGGTTTCATCACGTACCTGATCTACCGTGCCGTTAGCTCGGGCGGTGCGGCCGCGACCAGTTCGTACGTGCCTCAGCAGCACGAGGATGAGAAGTCGAGCCAGGTCGACCGCGTCGAACATCTTCCCTTTGAGGTCAAGAAGAAGGACGGCAACCTGTTGGACGAGGCCCGTCGCTGTTACGAGTCGGGTAATTTCAACGAAGCAATCGTTTACCTGTTCAGCTTCCAGCTGCTGGAACTCGACAAGGGACACATCATTCGCCTGGCCAAGGGAAAGACCAACGGCCAGTACCTGCGCGAAGCAGGCCGCAACCGCGACCTGCGGAAGATTCTGCAAGGGACCATGAACGCGTTCGAGGACGTCTTCTTTGGCAATCGCAATTTGACGCGCGACCGCTTCGAGCGATGCTGGAACGAGATGACCCAGTTCAATCAGCATTTGGCGGGAGGTGGCGTATGA
- a CDS encoding stage II sporulation protein M, with translation MKVAQLIEKRRVYWQELENLCAQMSSSRKKTIGARNIARFATLYRAACADLALADSYQLPPNIVDYLHKLVGRAHGQLYRSRRVDWSKIGDILFRQIPREIFQDRCVQLTFWLFWMVFLLAGFMAANPDRFPNFAADIVGAENIDMYEQMYAEAPSSRNNGPTASGAAFYVNHNTGIGIKCFVVGITVIGGICVLLYNAAVLGATFGHMASPNVSEEVSQHFFEFVTAHGPFELTAIVLAAGAGLRIGFSLISPYHKEESLQPDELPEGEESLFDKSRRVAYERIDSLRIGAKRALPIMGASAILFILAAMIEAWISPSPLPEQAKQVVAIFCSGLLMVYFIVLGYPRRESDAA, from the coding sequence GTGAAAGTTGCTCAACTGATCGAAAAACGACGCGTTTACTGGCAAGAGCTGGAGAATCTTTGCGCTCAGATGTCCAGCTCGCGCAAGAAGACGATCGGGGCCCGCAACATCGCTCGGTTCGCCACGCTGTACCGTGCGGCTTGTGCCGACCTGGCTTTGGCCGATAGCTATCAGCTGCCACCCAACATCGTCGATTACTTGCACAAACTGGTTGGCCGGGCCCATGGCCAGCTGTACCGCAGCCGCCGCGTCGATTGGTCGAAGATTGGGGACATCCTGTTTCGGCAAATCCCGCGCGAGATCTTCCAGGATCGATGCGTTCAGCTGACGTTCTGGCTGTTCTGGATGGTCTTTCTGCTGGCCGGTTTCATGGCGGCCAACCCCGATCGTTTTCCGAATTTCGCCGCCGATATCGTCGGAGCCGAAAACATCGACATGTACGAACAGATGTATGCCGAAGCCCCCAGCTCGCGCAACAACGGCCCGACCGCCTCAGGTGCCGCGTTCTACGTGAATCACAACACGGGCATCGGCATCAAATGCTTCGTCGTGGGGATCACCGTGATCGGCGGCATTTGCGTGCTGCTGTACAATGCCGCGGTCTTGGGGGCCACGTTTGGACACATGGCCAGTCCCAATGTTTCGGAAGAGGTGAGCCAGCACTTTTTCGAGTTCGTCACGGCCCACGGTCCCTTCGAGTTGACGGCCATCGTGCTGGCGGCCGGGGCTGGCCTGCGCATCGGATTTTCGCTGATCAGCCCTTACCATAAAGAAGAATCGCTCCAGCCCGACGAACTACCCGAAGGGGAAGAAAGCCTGTTCGATAAGTCTCGCCGGGTCGCGTACGAACGAATCGACTCGCTGCGGATTGGCGCTAAGCGAGCCCTGCCTATCATGGGTGCTTCGGCGATCCTCTTCATTTTGGCGGCGATGATCGAAGCATGGATCTCCCCTTCCCCCCTGCCTGAGCAAGCGAAGCAGGTCGTGGCTATCTTTTGCAGTGGTCTGCTGATGGTCTACTTCATCGTGCTCGGCTATCCGCGAAGGGAATCCGATGCAGCTTGA
- a CDS encoding RDD family protein, producing MVAPWNTEAIDSQFKVVTPENIAFNYQVAGPFRRLLAFLLDLAIRGAVILAFFIALSCAGLGSVFVNAGLEDLMFALMTLAAFFFNWFYMAAFEYWWNGTTPGKWLLNLRVTTDEGEPINLFQSAVRNLFRYVDMWPMVPLPFAVMREEMTPEPVVVTFLFALIVPIFNQRFQRIGDLIAGTMVVIEDRSWLMKIAKIEDDRARLLADYIPLNFVAPRSMVKAVATYVERRRYFTTARRREIARHLAEPLLDKFGLPADTSYDLLLCALYYRTFLSKHSADGTKEDSQLVGDGTTREHSNPYLATASVKVGAESK from the coding sequence ATGGTAGCTCCGTGGAATACCGAGGCGATCGACTCGCAGTTCAAGGTCGTAACGCCTGAAAACATCGCGTTCAACTACCAGGTCGCCGGACCATTCCGTCGCTTGCTTGCGTTTTTATTGGATTTGGCCATTCGCGGTGCGGTGATTCTGGCCTTCTTTATCGCGCTGAGTTGTGCGGGGCTCGGCAGTGTTTTCGTCAACGCTGGGCTCGAAGATCTGATGTTCGCCCTGATGACCTTGGCGGCGTTCTTCTTCAACTGGTTCTACATGGCCGCGTTCGAGTATTGGTGGAACGGCACCACGCCGGGCAAGTGGCTGTTGAACCTCCGCGTGACCACCGACGAAGGGGAACCGATCAACCTGTTTCAGTCCGCCGTGCGAAACCTGTTTCGCTATGTCGATATGTGGCCGATGGTCCCCCTCCCTTTCGCCGTGATGCGCGAAGAGATGACGCCGGAGCCGGTCGTGGTTACTTTTCTGTTCGCGCTGATCGTCCCCATTTTTAATCAACGCTTTCAACGAATCGGCGACCTGATCGCCGGGACGATGGTCGTGATCGAGGACCGTTCCTGGCTGATGAAGATCGCCAAGATCGAAGACGACCGAGCACGTCTGCTGGCCGATTATATTCCCCTGAACTTCGTCGCTCCGCGGAGCATGGTCAAAGCGGTCGCGACCTACGTCGAGCGGCGGCGCTACTTCACGACCGCGCGGCGGCGTGAGATCGCGCGGCATCTGGCCGAACCGCTGCTGGATAAGTTTGGCCTGCCGGCCGACACCAGCTACGATTTACTGCTGTGCGCGCTGTATTATCGAACGTTCCTCTCGAAGCATTCGGCCGACGGAACGAAAGAGGATTCGCAGCTGGTGGGGGATGGAACGACGCGAGAGCATTCCAACCCTTACCTGGCGACGGCTAGCGTAAAGGTCGGAGCGGAATCGAAGTAA
- the corA gene encoding magnesium/cobalt transporter CorA — protein sequence MKLPIDLQFLRRPFERRTPPGSAPGTASKPEEEVASRIHVVAFGPDEFEEAEIDTADEVREYLGSYDVTWIHVHGLGNTEQLRQLADLFDLHPLVYEDILHPHQRAKAEEYGDYAFIVVRMVEIHPHLDTQQLSMVVGENFLLSIEEASAQDRLEPVRERLRKRVGRIRQMNADYLSYALMDSVIDHYFPVVESFGDRLDLLDDPLAAGYTHDVIPQIQKISSDLLTIRRNLLPHREAIRNMMGARFTRYSENTTVFLRDADDHTSQLLDAIDAYRQICSDMRDFHFALTSQRANEVMKTLTIIATVFIPLSFIAGVYGMNFHDMPELKWKFGYEFAWILMLSVAGGLMTWFYTRGWFKE from the coding sequence ATGAAGTTACCCATCGATCTGCAGTTTCTGAGACGCCCCTTTGAACGCCGCACGCCGCCAGGCTCGGCACCGGGGACGGCATCGAAGCCGGAAGAGGAAGTTGCCAGTCGCATTCATGTGGTTGCATTCGGCCCGGACGAATTCGAGGAAGCCGAGATTGATACTGCCGACGAGGTTCGCGAATACCTGGGCAGCTACGACGTGACCTGGATTCACGTGCATGGGCTGGGCAATACCGAACAGCTGCGGCAACTGGCCGATTTGTTCGACCTGCATCCACTAGTCTACGAAGACATCCTGCATCCGCATCAACGAGCGAAGGCTGAAGAGTACGGCGACTATGCGTTCATTGTGGTGCGAATGGTCGAGATTCACCCCCATCTCGATACGCAGCAGTTGAGCATGGTGGTGGGGGAGAACTTTCTGTTGAGTATCGAGGAAGCCAGTGCCCAAGATCGCCTGGAACCGGTGCGCGAGCGGCTGCGGAAGCGGGTGGGCCGAATCCGGCAGATGAATGCCGATTATCTTTCGTACGCGCTGATGGACTCGGTGATCGATCACTACTTTCCGGTCGTCGAGTCGTTTGGCGATCGATTGGATCTGCTCGACGATCCCCTGGCGGCCGGCTATACCCACGACGTCATTCCCCAGATCCAGAAAATCAGTAGCGACCTGTTAACCATTCGCCGCAATCTGCTTCCGCATCGGGAAGCGATTCGCAATATGATGGGGGCTCGCTTCACACGGTATTCCGAAAACACGACCGTCTTCCTGCGCGATGCCGACGACCACACGTCGCAGCTTCTCGACGCGATCGATGCCTACCGCCAGATTTGCTCGGACATGCGCGACTTTCACTTCGCGCTGACCAGCCAACGGGCCAACGAGGTGATGAAGACGCTGACGATCATCGCCACGGTCTTCATCCCCCTTAGCTTCATCGCCGGCGTCTATGGAATGAATTTTCACGATATGCCGGAACTCAAATGGAAGTTCGGTTACGAATTTGCCTGGATCTTGATGCTCAGCGTGGCCGGAGGGCTCATGACGTGGTTCTATACCCGCGGCTGGTTTAAGGAATAA
- a CDS encoding sulfatase, translated as MPRIGILVILLTMTWVARAQAENNYNVLFIAVDDLRPELGCYGRSPTVSPSLDELAKHSVVFRNHFVQVPTCGASRYALLTGRSPSKTGALGNEAMYSGKTALSGEQMPGAQSLPELFRRSGYHTTLIGKVSHTADGKVYAYNGKGDGRDEVPHAWDDLATPYGPWKRGWGIFFAYADGKHREDGGGHSDLMEFTVEKDNELPDGMMAETAIEKLKAYGKSDERFFMGLGFFKPHLPFVATRQDWEAVDAMDIQPAPHGTKPDTAYWHTSGEFYKYKTDYPKTNPLAKEDQITARKAYLACVRYTDRQIGKVLAALKETGLEDSTIVVVWGDHGWHLGESALWAKHVSHERALNSPLLVKVPGVTDQGRMTSALAETLDIYPTLVQLCDPKFKQTEHPLDGVSLASIVQGTDDKVRDVAVSYWRGNQVSVRDDQYRLIVQMQKGTPQKMELYDIRETPDPVENLVSEKPDVVSKLLHAVQDATP; from the coding sequence ATGCCTCGGATCGGAATTCTCGTCATCTTGTTGACTATGACCTGGGTGGCTCGTGCCCAGGCCGAGAATAACTACAACGTGCTGTTCATCGCCGTGGATGACCTTCGGCCGGAGTTGGGCTGCTACGGCCGCTCGCCGACGGTAAGCCCCTCGCTCGATGAATTGGCGAAGCACTCGGTCGTTTTTCGCAATCATTTCGTTCAGGTTCCCACGTGCGGTGCTTCGCGGTATGCGCTGCTCACCGGACGCAGTCCGAGTAAGACCGGCGCGCTGGGGAACGAAGCGATGTATAGCGGCAAGACGGCTCTTTCCGGCGAGCAAATGCCGGGGGCGCAGTCTCTGCCGGAACTCTTTCGCCGCAGCGGCTATCACACCACGCTGATCGGCAAAGTCTCGCATACGGCTGATGGCAAGGTATACGCCTACAACGGCAAAGGGGACGGCCGCGACGAAGTGCCGCATGCCTGGGATGATCTAGCAACCCCCTACGGCCCGTGGAAGCGCGGCTGGGGGATTTTCTTCGCTTATGCCGATGGAAAGCATCGCGAGGATGGAGGCGGGCACTCGGACCTGATGGAGTTCACCGTAGAAAAAGACAACGAGCTTCCTGACGGTATGATGGCCGAGACCGCGATCGAAAAGCTCAAAGCGTATGGCAAGAGTGACGAGCGTTTCTTCATGGGGCTCGGGTTCTTCAAGCCGCACCTTCCGTTCGTGGCAACTCGGCAGGACTGGGAAGCGGTCGACGCGATGGACATCCAGCCGGCACCCCACGGCACCAAACCGGACACGGCTTACTGGCATACTTCGGGGGAGTTCTACAAATACAAGACCGATTACCCGAAGACCAACCCGCTGGCCAAAGAGGATCAGATCACCGCGCGCAAAGCGTACCTGGCCTGCGTTCGTTACACCGATCGGCAAATCGGCAAGGTCCTGGCGGCACTGAAAGAAACAGGCCTGGAAGATTCGACGATCGTCGTCGTGTGGGGAGATCATGGTTGGCACTTAGGTGAAAGTGCGCTGTGGGCCAAGCACGTTTCGCACGAGCGTGCCCTGAATAGTCCGCTGTTGGTCAAAGTGCCTGGCGTGACCGACCAGGGGAGAATGACCTCGGCCCTGGCCGAAACCTTGGACATCTATCCGACGCTCGTGCAGCTGTGCGATCCGAAGTTCAAGCAGACCGAACACCCGCTCGATGGCGTGAGCCTGGCATCGATCGTGCAGGGAACCGACGATAAGGTTCGCGACGTCGCGGTCAGTTACTGGCGGGGTAATCAGGTCAGCGTCCGAGACGATCAGTACCGACTGATCGTGCAGATGCAGAAGGGAACCCCACAGAAGATGGAACTGTACGACATTCGCGAAACGCCTGACCCGGTCGAGAACCTGGTCAGCGAGAAACCGGACGTCGTCTCCAAGTTACTCCACGCCGTGCAGGATGCCACACCGTAA
- a CDS encoding tetratricopeptide repeat protein yields MATDWAKSNEAGDLSGKRVAIVGKLAGMTRREVYTALREADATPSDKIDERVDVIVFGENDLTGLGDQGISPELQEKAAGGDLKFISETTLWQWLGLIEPHQKLHRLYTPAMLSDLLGVSKSIIRRWHRRGLIIPARQVRSLPYFDYREVATAKQLAAMLASGLSPDRIERQLSAISEYLPDVQRPLVQLSVMVEGRDILLRQGEGLVEPGGQMRFDFDRDDDFSDEFNVVDPASYEPESAEQWDARAADYEDDEQLEEAIRCLRSALAIGGASAERSFRLAELLYRAGHLDGAIERYHTAIELDPEMIEARANLGCVLAETGQLVEAVSALRDAIQVYDDYCDAHYHLARTLDELGRQREAASHWQKCLELNPDSPWADEAYARLNPEEG; encoded by the coding sequence GTGGCAACGGACTGGGCCAAATCGAACGAAGCCGGCGATCTGTCAGGCAAACGCGTCGCGATCGTCGGCAAACTGGCCGGTATGACGCGGCGCGAGGTCTACACGGCCCTGCGCGAAGCCGACGCCACACCTAGCGATAAGATCGACGAGCGGGTCGACGTCATCGTCTTTGGCGAGAACGATCTGACCGGCCTGGGGGATCAGGGCATCTCGCCTGAATTGCAGGAAAAAGCGGCTGGCGGCGATCTCAAATTCATCAGCGAAACGACCCTCTGGCAGTGGCTCGGCCTGATCGAGCCGCACCAGAAACTGCATCGGCTCTATACGCCGGCGATGCTATCGGACCTGCTGGGGGTCTCCAAATCGATCATCCGCCGCTGGCATCGTCGCGGGCTGATCATCCCGGCCCGGCAAGTTCGCAGCCTCCCTTACTTCGACTACCGAGAGGTCGCCACCGCCAAGCAGTTGGCCGCGATGCTGGCTTCCGGCCTGTCACCTGATCGGATCGAACGTCAGTTGTCGGCGATTTCCGAATACCTGCCGGACGTGCAGCGTCCGCTGGTGCAGCTTTCCGTGATGGTCGAAGGTCGCGACATCCTGTTGCGGCAAGGGGAAGGGCTCGTCGAACCGGGCGGCCAGATGCGTTTCGACTTCGATCGCGACGACGACTTCTCGGACGAGTTCAACGTCGTCGACCCCGCCAGCTACGAGCCGGAATCAGCCGAACAGTGGGACGCCCGCGCGGCTGACTACGAAGACGACGAGCAGTTGGAAGAAGCCATCCGCTGCCTGCGATCCGCGCTGGCAATCGGCGGAGCGAGTGCCGAGCGGTCGTTTCGTCTGGCCGAACTGCTTTACCGGGCAGGGCACTTAGACGGAGCGATCGAGCGGTACCACACCGCGATCGAACTCGACCCCGAGATGATCGAGGCCAGGGCAAACCTCGGCTGTGTACTGGCCGAAACAGGCCAACTGGTCGAAGCGGTCTCTGCCCTGCGGGATGCCATCCAGGTTTACGACGACTACTGCGATGCCCACTACCACCTGGCCCGCACGCTCGATGAACTAGGCCGCCAGCGCGAAGCGGCTAGTCACTGGCAAAAGTGCCTGGAGCTGAATCCTGATTCTCCTTGGGCGGATGAGGCGTACGCAAGATTGAATCCGGAAGAGGGTTAA
- a CDS encoding IS110 family transposase has translation MSSLPTFVGLDYHQDSVQVCVLDSEGRTLANRSVRNEADLIARFALQHGTPQRVAIEACCGAADLAEELVTHRNLPVQLAHPGYVGMKPCRWIADRGI, from the coding sequence ATGTCTAGTTTACCAACTTTCGTCGGGCTTGATTACCATCAGGATTCGGTTCAGGTGTGTGTTTTGGATTCGGAAGGGCGGACGCTGGCGAATCGGTCGGTGCGGAATGAGGCTGATTTGATTGCCCGCTTTGCGTTGCAGCATGGCACGCCGCAACGCGTGGCGATCGAGGCCTGTTGCGGGGCGGCCGATCTGGCCGAGGAACTGGTCACCCATCGCAATTTGCCGGTACAACTGGCTCATCCAGGCTACGTCGGTATGAAACCTTGCCGATGGATCGCCGACAGGGGCATTTGA
- a CDS encoding aldo/keto reductase gives MNTQTLNTGSQMPMLGLGTWKIDKSQCADVIFTAAQAGYRHFDCACDYGNEKEVGQGLKRIVDEGIATREELWITSKLWNTYHARQHVQPACEKTLSDLGLDYIDLYLIHFPIALKFVPFEDRYPPEWFYDPQAESPGMVTEAVPIRETWEAMESLVDAGLAKNIGVCNFGVSLIRDMLSYAKIRPSVLQIELHPRLTQEKLLRWCAQEGIAVTAFSSFGPSSYYQLGMAEKSDSLMDHDVVQRIAKETGKTPGQVLLRWAVQRGTIVIPKASSEKHLQENAAIFDFDLTKDQMSGLSALNQNRRFNDPGHFCEAAFNTFFPIYE, from the coding sequence ATGAATACACAAACGCTCAACACCGGTTCCCAAATGCCCATGCTCGGGCTTGGTACGTGGAAGATTGACAAGTCGCAGTGTGCCGACGTGATTTTCACAGCGGCCCAAGCTGGTTACCGCCACTTCGATTGTGCGTGTGATTACGGCAACGAAAAGGAAGTCGGCCAAGGACTCAAGCGAATCGTCGACGAAGGGATCGCGACGCGCGAAGAGCTGTGGATCACTTCTAAGCTGTGGAACACCTACCACGCGCGGCAGCACGTCCAGCCGGCGTGCGAGAAAACGCTAAGTGATCTAGGGCTCGACTATATTGACTTGTACCTGATTCACTTTCCAATCGCATTGAAGTTCGTTCCCTTTGAAGATCGCTATCCACCGGAGTGGTTCTACGATCCGCAAGCAGAGAGTCCTGGCATGGTGACCGAAGCCGTTCCAATCCGCGAGACGTGGGAAGCGATGGAGTCGCTGGTCGACGCGGGTCTGGCCAAGAATATCGGCGTCTGCAACTTTGGCGTCTCACTCATTCGCGACATGCTGTCGTACGCGAAGATTCGCCCGAGCGTGCTACAAATCGAATTGCATCCACGGCTGACACAAGAAAAGCTGCTGCGCTGGTGCGCGCAAGAGGGCATCGCCGTGACCGCGTTCTCTTCCTTCGGTCCGAGTTCCTACTATCAGCTAGGCATGGCCGAAAAGAGCGACTCGTTGATGGATCACGATGTGGTGCAACGTATTGCGAAGGAGACAGGAAAGACACCGGGGCAGGTACTGCTGCGGTGGGCGGTGCAGCGGGGGACGATCGTTATTCCCAAGGCGAGCAGCGAAAAACATTTGCAGGAAAACGCGGCAATATTTGACTTCGATCTGACGAAAGACCAGATGTCCGGCCTGTCGGCTTTGAATCAGAATCGCCGCTTCAACGATCCAGGCCATTTTTGCGAAGCGGCCTTCAACACCTTCTTTCCCATCTACGAATAG